A region of Sulfurovum sp. DNA encodes the following proteins:
- a CDS encoding TRAP transporter large permease subunit, with amino-acid sequence MKYSHLLEQLSKYAGFLAAILVFVLALLVSYDALMRYLFSEGSIALQELEWHLFDVVFLLGISYALKHDKHVRVDIFFERYTHDTKVIVQILAMMLLVIPFNAMMIMYAYDMTLQSYIQHEISADPGGLGSRWIVKSILLLAFVLLMLQAISEILKAYYKLDNKVMLLKTFSGVVFVATLVYIAWYNRVTFWFDPVFLMFGMALILLLAGFQVAFVFGGTALFFALISDEVGPHVLEMLPYRTYGIMGNITLMAIPLFILMGLILEKSKMAEVLLESMGKLFGPVRGGVAVSVILVGAILAASTGIVGASVVMMSLIALPLMLKHGYASSVASGAIAASGTLGQLIPPSIVLIVLGDQMHLSVGDLFKAAVIPGLLLIVLYVLYILLYALIKPSVAPAITLEQPYVQIAKGAFKAIIPPLLLIGAVLGSIFVGIASPTESAAIGVLGSIVLATYNRVFSYELLRYASVETVKLTAMIFMILIGATAFSLVFNELGGGDMALHFFTGKIGDQWMFIFIAMIVIFLLGFFIDFIEIAFVVVPILVPIVASFGIDPIWFAILIAMNLQASFLTPPFGFALFYLKGAAGDKVRTIDIYKGVIPFIMLQLIALGIVVLFPNLIYFFWDKG; translated from the coding sequence GTGAAATACTCCCATCTACTTGAACAACTTTCAAAATATGCTGGATTTTTAGCAGCCATACTTGTCTTTGTACTTGCATTGCTCGTCTCCTACGACGCACTCATGCGATATCTTTTCTCTGAGGGATCCATTGCATTGCAAGAGCTCGAATGGCACCTGTTTGATGTAGTATTTCTTCTTGGGATCAGCTATGCACTGAAGCATGATAAGCATGTACGGGTAGATATTTTTTTCGAACGTTATACGCATGACACCAAAGTGATTGTGCAGATTCTTGCGATGATGCTACTGGTCATCCCTTTTAATGCAATGATGATCATGTATGCATACGATATGACTCTTCAGAGTTACATACAACATGAAATTTCTGCTGATCCAGGTGGACTAGGAAGTCGATGGATTGTGAAATCCATACTTCTCCTTGCCTTTGTATTGCTGATGTTGCAAGCAATAAGTGAAATACTTAAAGCCTACTATAAGCTTGACAATAAAGTAATGCTTTTGAAAACCTTTTCAGGGGTGGTTTTTGTGGCTACTCTTGTCTATATAGCATGGTACAATCGTGTAACATTTTGGTTTGATCCGGTCTTTCTTATGTTTGGTATGGCACTCATATTGCTGTTAGCAGGCTTTCAGGTGGCATTTGTTTTTGGCGGTACAGCACTCTTTTTTGCACTCATTAGTGATGAAGTGGGACCGCATGTACTAGAGATGCTTCCCTATCGTACTTATGGTATAATGGGCAACATTACATTAATGGCAATACCACTCTTTATTTTAATGGGTCTTATTCTTGAAAAATCTAAAATGGCAGAAGTATTGCTCGAATCAATGGGGAAACTCTTTGGTCCAGTACGCGGAGGAGTGGCTGTTTCGGTGATATTGGTGGGTGCCATTTTGGCAGCAAGTACAGGAATTGTCGGTGCCTCAGTGGTAATGATGAGCCTTATTGCATTACCACTGATGCTTAAACACGGATACGCCTCATCCGTAGCAAGTGGTGCCATTGCAGCAAGCGGTACACTTGGACAGTTAATTCCTCCCTCTATCGTACTGATTGTACTAGGCGATCAAATGCATTTGAGTGTGGGCGACCTTTTTAAAGCAGCAGTGATACCAGGACTGCTTCTGATTGTACTTTATGTTCTCTATATCCTGCTCTATGCCTTAATAAAACCTTCAGTAGCACCTGCCATTACACTAGAACAACCTTATGTACAGATAGCAAAAGGAGCATTTAAGGCAATCATTCCTCCCTTATTACTTATTGGTGCGGTACTAGGAAGCATCTTTGTTGGTATTGCTTCACCAACCGAGTCTGCAGCAATTGGTGTATTGGGTTCGATAGTATTGGCAACCTATAATAGGGTATTTTCTTATGAATTATTGCGATATGCCTCTGTGGAAACGGTTAAACTTACTGCAATGATCTTCATGATACTCATTGGGGCAACAGCTTTTTCGCTAGTCTTTAATGAGCTTGGAGGAGGTGATATGGCATTACACTTCTTTACCGGTAAGATTGGTGATCAATGGATGTTTATTTTTATTGCTATGATAGTAATATTTCTGTTAGGTTTTTTTATTGATTTTATTGAGATTGCTTTTGTGGTAGTGCCTATACTGGTACCTATTGTAGCAAGTTTTGGCATTGATCCCATTTGGTTTGCCATCCTTATTGCAATGAATCTTCAAGCAAGTTTTCTTACACCACCCTTTGGTTTTGCACTCTTTTATCTCAAAGGGGCAGCAGGGGATAAAGTACGCACGATTGATATCTATAAAGGAGTTATACCATTTATCATGCTACAACTTATAGCACTTGGGATTGTGGTACTGTTTCCTAATCTTATCTATTTTTTTTGGGATAAGGGATAA
- a CDS encoding PhnA domain-containing protein yields the protein MENIPNCPKCNSEYTYEDGNLYICPECAHEWSKNAITEEDSSLTIKDANGNILTDGDTVTVIKDLKVKGSSSGIKVGTKIKGIRLVEGNDGHNIDCKVSGVGQIKLKQEFVKKA from the coding sequence GTGGAAAATATACCAAATTGTCCAAAGTGTAACAGCGAATATACCTATGAAGACGGCAATCTCTATATCTGTCCAGAATGTGCCCATGAATGGAGCAAAAATGCGATAACCGAAGAGGATTCAAGCTTAACTATTAAAGATGCCAACGGTAATATTCTTACTGACGGTGATACGGTGACTGTTATTAAAGATCTTAAAGTCAAGGGCAGCAGCAGTGGCATTAAGGTAGGTACCAAGATAAAGGGTATTCGTTTGGTTGAAGGTAATGATGGACACAACATTGATTGCAAAGTATCTGGTGTGGGTCAGATTAAACTCAAACAAGAGTTTGTGAAGAAAGCATAG
- the recO gene encoding recombination protein RecO, translated as MLQVRKAKDEDSIVLIITCNHIRTYYRFYGARHSILQLGNLVDFEVEGEDGRFLPRLRSLSHIGFHWQFDHNYLMLWHNFIQKFESHLKDADELNPFYFDLLLNAAKRWGKQNPKRIICESYLSILHHEGRLYPNGHCYICEQPINEEIALMQSFKPAHPGCIYSPALPAKKIFDFLKSKKSTFLEDSEVEVLYSVIMKGF; from the coding sequence ATACTACAAGTTCGCAAGGCAAAAGATGAAGACTCTATCGTTCTGATTATCACCTGCAACCATATCCGTACTTACTATCGCTTTTATGGGGCAAGGCACTCCATCCTTCAGCTTGGCAACCTTGTTGACTTCGAAGTTGAAGGAGAAGATGGTCGTTTTCTGCCTAGACTACGTTCCCTTTCTCATATTGGGTTTCACTGGCAGTTTGACCATAACTACTTGATGCTTTGGCACAATTTTATTCAAAAATTTGAGTCCCACCTAAAGGATGCTGACGAACTTAATCCATTCTACTTTGACCTACTGCTTAATGCTGCCAAGCGCTGGGGAAAACAAAACCCCAAACGCATCATCTGTGAAAGCTATCTTAGTATACTACACCATGAAGGCAGACTCTATCCAAATGGGCATTGCTATATCTGTGAACAACCTATTAACGAAGAGATTGCTTTAATGCAGTCCTTTAAACCGGCACATCCTGGCTGTATCTACTCTCCTGCCCTACCAGCAAAAAAGATATTTGATTTTTTAAAGAGCAAAAAAAGTACTTTCCTAGAAGATAGTGAGGTAGAGGTTCTCTACAGCGTCATCATGAAAGGGTTTTAA
- a CDS encoding MotA/TolQ/ExbB proton channel family protein, with protein sequence MTNIKETNPIQPSCPDKVLAISIIPLFLLLVLVAGYMNLFPLKVESHTLIIISFILVVFTFFVRHNATFTACYIDRSSAHMENRLKMELDANALTIMRETKSTLNVKDFMEAYCKEIRNDHFARVATSIFPMLGILGTFIAIAISMPDFTVKDTNALDREISVLLSGIGTAFYASIYGITLSLIWTYFEKRGNTKIDKKLYNLERRYRTRIWRQVDLIKYEHMQSKLKDQQVVQTLKEIFNIDFIHTMNDQYLKNFMTIVTHATEGFSQVTKNMQVASQELRETLESIYDRREGVGTIDAIKNDIETFNENAREIRESMKHFDGSVEHTFDKIDNEVSQIVEKLTTFARMIAEQSTQISKISDQHKEENEKQ encoded by the coding sequence ATGACCAATATCAAAGAAACCAACCCTATTCAGCCTTCATGTCCTGACAAGGTACTTGCTATTAGTATCATACCGTTATTCCTTCTTTTAGTGCTTGTAGCAGGATATATGAATCTGTTTCCACTGAAAGTAGAATCACATACACTTATTATTATCTCATTTATCCTTGTAGTATTTACATTTTTTGTACGCCACAATGCTACTTTTACTGCTTGCTATATAGATAGGTCTTCTGCCCATATGGAGAATAGATTGAAAATGGAGCTGGATGCTAATGCGCTGACTATTATGAGAGAGACCAAGTCAACCTTGAATGTGAAAGACTTCATGGAAGCATACTGTAAAGAGATTCGGAATGATCATTTTGCACGTGTTGCCACTTCAATCTTCCCTATGCTTGGTATTTTGGGAACCTTTATTGCTATTGCCATCTCTATGCCAGATTTTACTGTAAAAGATACCAATGCACTCGATCGAGAAATTTCAGTACTGCTGTCTGGTATTGGTACGGCATTTTATGCTTCTATCTATGGTATTACACTTTCACTTATTTGGACCTATTTTGAAAAAAGAGGTAATACAAAAATTGATAAAAAACTTTACAATCTTGAAAGGCGCTATCGTACACGTATTTGGAGACAGGTAGATCTAATTAAATACGAGCATATGCAAAGCAAACTAAAAGATCAGCAGGTTGTGCAGACACTTAAAGAGATATTCAATATAGACTTTATTCACACAATGAACGACCAATACCTCAAGAATTTTATGACAATTGTTACCCATGCAACCGAAGGGTTTTCTCAGGTTACCAAGAATATGCAGGTAGCTTCACAAGAACTTCGTGAAACACTTGAGTCAATATATGACAGAAGAGAGGGTGTTGGTACAATAGATGCTATCAAAAATGATATCGAGACCTTTAATGAAAATGCTAGAGAGATTCGAGAATCTATGAAGCATTTTGACGGTTCTGTTGAACATACATTTGATAAAATAGATAATGAAGTGAGTCAGATCGTAGAAAAACTTACTACTTTTGCTCGCATGATTGCAGAACAGAGTACTCAAATATCCAAGATATCAGATCAGCACAAAGAAGAAAATGAGAAGCAGTAA